A section of the Pedobacter sp. HDW13 genome encodes:
- the tuf gene encoding elongation factor Tu produces MAKEKFDRSKPHLNIGTIGHVDHGKTTLTAAITKVLADAGLSEARSFDSIDSAPEEKERGITINTAHVEYSTANRHYAHVDCPGHADYVKNMVTGAAQMDGAIIVVAATDGPMPQTREHILLARQVGVPSLVVFMNKVDMVDDPELLELVEMEVRELLSFYEFPGDDIPVIQGSALGGLNADPKWVGKIMELMDAVDSYIPIPPRLTDLPFLMPVEDVFSITGRGTVATGRIERGVINSGDPVEILGMGAENLKSTVTGVEMFRKILDYGEAGDNVGLLLRGIEKTDIRRGMVICKPGSVTPHTDFKAEIYVLSKAEGGRHTPFFNKYRPQFYFRTTDVTGEISLAEGTEMVMPGDNVTITVKLINAIAMEKGLRFAIREGGRTVGAGQVTEILA; encoded by the coding sequence ATGGCAAAAGAAAAATTTGACCGCAGTAAACCGCACTTAAACATCGGTACAATCGGTCACGTGGATCACGGTAAAACAACTTTAACAGCAGCTATTACAAAAGTTTTGGCTGATGCTGGTTTATCTGAGGCACGTTCATTCGATTCAATTGACTCTGCTCCAGAGGAAAAAGAAAGAGGTATTACAATCAATACAGCTCACGTTGAGTATTCAACAGCTAACCGTCACTATGCACACGTTGACTGTCCAGGTCACGCGGATTACGTGAAAAACATGGTTACTGGTGCTGCTCAAATGGACGGTGCAATTATCGTTGTTGCTGCTACTGATGGTCCAATGCCACAAACTAGAGAGCACATCTTATTGGCTCGTCAGGTTGGTGTGCCTTCATTAGTTGTATTCATGAATAAAGTGGATATGGTTGATGATCCAGAATTATTAGAACTAGTTGAAATGGAAGTTCGTGAATTATTATCATTCTATGAATTCCCAGGTGATGATATTCCAGTAATCCAAGGTTCTGCTTTAGGTGGATTAAATGCTGATCCGAAATGGGTTGGTAAAATCATGGAGTTAATGGATGCTGTAGATAGCTACATTCCAATTCCTCCACGTTTAACTGATCTTCCTTTCTTAATGCCAGTTGAAGATGTATTCTCAATCACAGGTCGTGGTACTGTTGCTACTGGTCGTATTGAGCGTGGTGTAATCAACTCTGGAGATCCAGTTGAGATCTTGGGTATGGGTGCTGAGAACTTAAAATCTACAGTAACTGGTGTTGAGATGTTTCGTAAAATCTTAGATTACGGTGAAGCTGGTGATAACGTAGGTTTATTGTTACGTGGTATTGAGAAAACTGATATCCGTCGTGGTATGGTAATCTGTAAACCAGGTTCAGTAACTCCTCACACTGATTTCAAAGCTGAGATCTATGTATTATCAAAAGCAGAAGGTGGTCGTCACACTCCATTCTTCAACAAATATCGTCCTCAATTCTATTTCCGTACCACAGACGTAACTGGTGAGATCTCACTAGCTGAAGGAACTGAAATGGTAATGCCAGGTGATAACGTTACAATCACAGTTAAATTAATTAACGCGATTGCAATGGAAAAAGGTCTACGTTTCGCTATCCGTGAAGGTGGTAGAACAGTAGGTGCTGGTCAGGTAACTGAAATCTTAGCTTAA
- the secE gene encoding preprotein translocase subunit SecE translates to MAKVVEFIKESYDEMTQKVTWPTWGELQSSAILVLVASLIIALVIFAMDKGSTFVLDTFYKSLSN, encoded by the coding sequence ATGGCTAAAGTAGTTGAGTTTATAAAAGAATCGTACGATGAAATGACCCAGAAGGTTACCTGGCCTACATGGGGCGAACTGCAAAGTTCTGCTATTCTGGTATTGGTTGCTTCTTTAATTATTGCATTGGTAATTTTTGCAATGGATAAAGGATCTACATTTGTGTTAGATACTTTTTATAAATCACTTTCTAATTAA
- the nusG gene encoding transcription termination/antitermination protein NusG — MSDLKWYVVRAVSGKEKKVKQYIDAEISRLGFSHLVPQVLIPMEKYYQMKDGKKIAKERNFYPGYVLIEATLDGELEHIIKGINSVIGFLGDKAGNPIPMRQAEVNRILGVVDEMSEQGETMNVPYYVGENIKVMDGPFNGFSGIIEEVNEEKKKLKVMVKIFGRKTPLELNYMQVEKE, encoded by the coding sequence ATGAGCGATCTAAAGTGGTACGTTGTAAGGGCTGTAAGCGGTAAAGAAAAGAAAGTAAAACAGTACATTGATGCTGAGATCAGCCGTTTAGGTTTCTCTCATTTGGTTCCTCAGGTGTTAATCCCGATGGAAAAATATTACCAAATGAAAGATGGTAAAAAAATTGCCAAAGAACGCAACTTTTATCCTGGATATGTGTTAATCGAAGCTACCTTAGACGGTGAGTTAGAGCACATCATTAAAGGTATTAACAGTGTAATTGGTTTCTTAGGTGATAAAGCCGGTAATCCAATTCCAATGCGCCAGGCAGAAGTTAACCGTATTTTAGGTGTGGTTGATGAAATGAGTGAGCAAGGCGAAACCATGAATGTTCCTTACTATGTTGGAGAAAACATCAAAGTAATGGATGGTCCTTTCAATGGTTTCTCAGGTATTATCGAAGAGGTAAACGAAGAGAAGAAAAAACTGAAAGTTATGGTTAAAATCTTCGGACGTAAAACTCCATTGGAGCTTAACTACATGCAGGTAGAAAAAGAGTAA
- the rplK gene encoding 50S ribosomal protein L11, translating into MAKEVSAMIKLQIKGGAANPSPPVGPALGAKGVNIMEFCKQYNARTQDKAGKVLPVVITVYADKSFDFIIKTPPVAIQLKDATKLQSGSAEPNRKKVGSVTWDQIKVIAEDKMPDLNAFTIESAMSMVAGTARSMGITVSGDAPWNN; encoded by the coding sequence ATGGCAAAAGAAGTCAGTGCAATGATCAAATTACAGATCAAAGGCGGAGCGGCAAATCCATCGCCACCAGTAGGGCCTGCATTAGGTGCTAAAGGGGTGAACATTATGGAGTTTTGCAAACAGTACAACGCTCGTACCCAAGATAAAGCAGGTAAAGTATTGCCAGTTGTAATTACTGTTTATGCTGATAAGTCATTCGATTTCATCATCAAAACCCCTCCGGTAGCTATCCAGTTAAAAGATGCTACTAAATTACAGAGTGGTTCTGCTGAGCCTAACCGTAAGAAAGTTGGGTCGGTGACCTGGGACCAGATTAAAGTTATTGCTGAGGATAAAATGCCTGATTTAAATGCATTTACAATCGAATCAGCAATGAGTATGGTTGCTGGAACAGCACGCAGTATGGGAATCACCGTTTCTGGTGACGCACCCTGGAACAATTAA
- the rplA gene encoding 50S ribosomal protein L1, whose protein sequence is MAKLTKNQKKAHAKIEAGKAYTLKDAAALVKEITTTKFDASVDIDVSLGVDPRKANQMVRGIATLPHGTGKTVRVLALVTPDKEEEAKAAGADFVGLDEYVAKIEGGWTDVDIIITTPACMAKVGKLGRVLGPRNLMPNPKSGTVTNEVGKAVTEVKAGKIDFKVDKTGIIHASIGKVSFPADKIYENALEIIQVISKLKPSAAKGTYFKSIHVSSTMSPGIAIETKSVAGI, encoded by the coding sequence GTGGCGAAATTAACTAAAAATCAAAAAAAGGCACATGCTAAAATAGAAGCTGGCAAAGCTTATACTTTGAAGGATGCTGCTGCTTTGGTAAAAGAAATCACTACTACTAAATTCGATGCTTCAGTTGATATTGATGTATCTTTAGGCGTAGATCCACGTAAAGCCAATCAAATGGTACGTGGTATTGCTACTTTACCACACGGAACAGGTAAAACTGTACGTGTTTTAGCTTTAGTAACTCCTGATAAGGAAGAAGAAGCAAAAGCAGCTGGCGCAGACTTCGTAGGTTTAGACGAGTATGTAGCTAAAATTGAAGGTGGTTGGACCGATGTAGACATTATTATCACTACACCAGCTTGTATGGCTAAGGTAGGTAAATTGGGCCGTGTTTTAGGTCCAAGGAACTTAATGCCTAACCCAAAATCAGGTACAGTAACTAACGAAGTTGGTAAAGCTGTAACTGAGGTTAAAGCAGGTAAGATTGATTTTAAAGTAGACAAAACGGGTATCATACACGCCTCGATAGGAAAAGTATCATTCCCGGCAGATAAAATTTATGAGAACGCACTTGAAATTATTCAGGTGATTTCAAAACTAAAACCATCTGCTGCAAAAGGAACTTATTTTAAGAG